The Mucilaginibacter sp. PAMB04168 genome contains the following window.
TTTGAGAATCGATAAAACCATGCTGCTTTACTTCGTCATAAACGTGGGCGCGTTGTACGGTCCAACCTTGTTTTTGAATTGCAGCAGTTAACAAGCTTTCCATCTCCTGCTGGGCAGCCCAACAGTTTTGATTTGCCGACAGCCTTAAATCACCACTGGCTACTAATAGAACTTGCTTTTGATTACTTGAATTTATCATATATTATTAAAGTAACCAGCGAAGCCAATGATACAAATCGAACCCTAACAAACGACTTTATACAAACCGCCATTAATTACACTAAGCCTTAGTGTAAACAAAACACAATAAACTGATTTTTAGCAGCTTATAAGACCAATTAGGTTATGATTTATAATTTTTGTTTGCGTTACAAACTGGTTAGCTTTACAAATATGCTGTATAGGCGGTCGGTTTTTTTACAGTTTTTTATCTATTTACTATAGGATGTTATCATAAGGCTTTTTTAGCAAAACGAACTTTCATCAAGCTTTTTGATAGCATTTATTGTAGTAAATCAATCCTGTACATTATTTTGACGCCAGTTAAATAACAGGCTCATAAAAACAACATATATATTTTAAGAAAATATATAACAATAATAAGAAATGATGTGAAATTGTTAACTACGCTGTGCTATATCCTAATGATTGCACCGAATCAAATAAACAGACATGCTATTATATGCCATTTTTTAGCTATAATACACTTGTAAGACCTATTTGCTGTTGTAAACGTTCGTAATTATGAAATAACAACTCTACTTCCTGCTTATTTTGACTGGTAAACGGGCCAACATCACGCCTGGTGAACGTTGAAATATTTACGCCCCGCTGCTGCAGATAATACTTTGATACCGTAGGGTAAACGTTGTGCATTACGTCCATATTATCTGTTAAAAATTGTTGTACCAATTGAACCTGCTCAACAAGTGCCTGATTGTTGTAGTTATTGCATAACCATACAATAAGCTCCGGAAAATAGTTGCCTTGTATGCATGATAAGCCTGCCGAACCAGCCTTTAGTGATTCCACAGCATGCACCAGGTAGGCATCATACAGGCCGAAGGCGGGGTAATTTTGTGTAGCAGCAATTTTTGCTTTTACTTGCTCTATGTCCAAACAGGTATCTTTATGGTAAATTACCCTTCCGCTGGCTACAAATTGCTTTAGCTGTTCGGCGCCAAGCAGGCGCTTGTAAGGTACCGGGCACTCATAAAAGCCAAGCGGAACACTATCGGTTAGCTGTAAAAGTTGCTCAACACGGTTGTTAAAAATAGCATTGGGTTCATTACTGCCGGCCAGCAAACCAGTTATGGCAATTACAGCCTGCACACCGGTATCATAAACCTCTTTTACAAAATCTGCCTGTTCTTCAATAGGCCCGCCAAAGGTTCCCGTTGCTACTACCGGCACAGCACCATTGGTCACCTTAACAACCTGGTTAATAATCTGTATGCGCTCATCTTCCTCGAGTTCAAACATTTCGCTGGATAGGCAGTTAGCAAAAAGGCCGGCGGCCCCTGCCTCCAGATAAAACTCGGTAAGGGAGGCCAGCGCATCAAAGTCTACAGCGCCACTGTCGGTAAAGGGCGTTAGCATAACCGGAATAAAACCTTTTTTGTTATTGTCAGGACTGTTAGTCATGGTATGATAGATAAATACAATATTATTTGTTTACAGGTGAGGATAAGATGCCTGCCTTACGCAGTTTAGTTGCCAGTAACCCAACCAAAAAAATCGCAAGCGTGCCAACCACAATTACCATGTTTTGATGCAGCGAGTTGCGTAACCATCCGTATTCGGCAGGTAATAAGGGGGAGAGCGTCATCCAGATGATTACCACTATGCCAATGGTAATGGCCAGAATAGCCTCATGGTTGCGGGTTTGTTTACTGATAATGCCCAATAAAAACAGCCCTAACATGCCACCGGCAAATATGCCCGATAACTGCCACCATACGTCCAGCACGCTTTTTACGCCAATCATCGCTATACCGGCTGCTACGCCGGCTACACCTACTACAATAGTGGCCACGTGCAGTAAGGTCATGGTTTGTTTTTCGGTAATACCCGGCTTAAAGTATCGTTTGTAAATATCTTCTGAAAACACCGTTGCAGAGGCATTCATTCCCGAACTAATGGTGCTCATGGCAGCCGAGAGAATAGCAGAGACAATTAGCCCTACCAAGCCGGCGGGTATTTTGGTAACCATAAAGTTGGGCATCACCTTATCGCCGTAATCTTCGGGCTTAAGGCTGGCAATCGTTTTTGCGATGTCTATGGCAGAGGCCCCCTGCGGCAAACGTTCCACCGCTACTTGATGGCGTATTGCCTCTGTTAGCTCGGGATGAACCTGGTAATAGGCGTATAAACTTGAGCCTATGATGCAAAACAGCAGCGATACCGGCACATACAGCACTACACACAACCATATTGATTTGACAGCCTGTTTTGAAGACGTAGCTGTATGATATCGTTGTACATAATTTTGGTCCATACCAAAATTATTAAGGTTAATAAAAAAGCCGTACAACAGCACAACCCAAAAAGTAGACTGCTTAAAATCGGGCATGTAACTTCCCAAACTAAATTTGCTGTCAGTATGCCCTATATCTACAATCTTGCTTACGCCACCCGGCATATTTGTTATAATAATGTACAGAATAAGCAATGCACCAAAAGTTTTAACAATGCCCTGTACAACTTCTGTCCATATTACGGCTTCAATACCTCCCAGTACAGTATAAATGATGATACAAATACCCATAGACAGGATGATAAGCTTCATACTGAACCCTGTAAGGGCCTGTAAGCTGAGTGCTATACCAAAAAAAATAGACCCCATGCGGGCTAATTGCGTAAGCAAAAAACACACAACAGCATAAGTACGTGCCCATGCCCCAAAACGGTGCTCAAGGTGCGTGTAAGCCGATACTTCACCCGTGTGGCGGTAAAATGGCACAAAGTATTTGGCGGCAATCCAGGCGGCCAGTGGCATGGAAATACTGAATACGAAGGCATTCCAATTGGTGCCGAAGGTTTTGCCCGGCACGCCTAAAAACGTATTACTGCTCAGAAAGGTAGCGTATATGGAAATACCTAATGCCCAGCCCGGTATACTGCCCGATGCCTTGGTAAACTGTTCTGAATTCTTGTTTTTGCGCGAAAAATAGAAGCCAACCAGCAGCATAGCAAGCAGGTAAATAGCAATAACGGCAAGATCAAGCGTGGGCAAGCTTCTCATCCTTACAAAAATTCGTCTTTTGGTTTAATTGGCGGCAATTGTGGTTGCCCGAATGACAAATCTATTGGATAGACAACTTGCTATTTTATAACATGTTTGCTACCTGTTATAGCATATTATCCTGAAGCAGCATTTAGCTATCTTACACGAACAACAACGCTTGCCGGTAGCAAACCATCTGCCCTTGCTGTAATTGTAACCACACCAGAACTTTGAGCAGCCTGCACAATAGCGAGGCACATGCCATGAAATGCTTTACGCTGCGATGCTTTGAAGGGCTCCATGCTGCTCTGTGCACCATTATCAACACCGGCCAGTGCGCCTTTTCCGGTTACGGTAAAGTTGATCTGATTATCAGCATCAGGAACTAAATTCCCATTTTTGTCTAATACACGTACGGTAACAAAAGATAAATCCGTACCGTTGCTCTTAAGTAGCTTGCGGTCGGCAAGCAGTTCGATACGCGCCGGCTCAGCAGCGGTTCTTATCTCTTTAGTAAGCACAATGCGGCCATTTTTGCGTGATACTGCCCTTAAAGTACCCGGTTCAAACGGAACTTTCCAGCTTATATGCAAATCTTCCCCCTGTTTTTTCTGAACACCTAATGAACGCCCGTTCAGGTACAGCTCCACTTCGTCGGCGTTATTATAGTAAGCCCAAACATCAACCGTTTTACCGGACTGCCAGTTCCAGTGCGGCAGCAGGTGTAAAACCGGCTTATCGGTCCATTCGCTCTGGTACATGTAGTAAACGTCCTTCGGAAATCCGGCCAGATCAATTATACCGTAATAGGAACTACGCGCCGGCCATGGATAAGGCACCGGCTCACCTATAAAATCAAAACCCGACCATACAAACTCGCCCGATAAGTAATCGTACTTTTTGATAATCTTCCAGGTTTCCTCATGCGTTGAACCCCAGTAAGCTGCCACATTATCGTATGCCGTAACGGCAAACTCGGGGTTACCTTGTGTAAATTTTTCTTTAGAACTGGTAGGCCAGTGGCGGGTACTATCAGTTGGCGTATCATAAAAACCCCTGGTGGCATAACCCGATATGGTCTCTGTAGCCAGAAACTTTTGCCCAAGGTATATCTTCGGAAAATTGGTATAAGTTTCAGGATGATAGTTAAAGCCCAGTATATCCAAAGCCCCCGATTGATAGATAAAGTTCTTTTTTGGGTCGGCCTCGCTTAAGGCAGAAGTAACATAACGGGTGCCGTCCAGCCCTTTCACAATACCTACCAGTTCACGGGTAATACTGATACCGGTACTATCAAACTGTTCGCGTATCTCGTTGCCAATGCTCCATATAATGATAGAGGGATGGTTCCGGTCGCGTTTTACCTGGTCTTCCAAGTCGCGTTTGTGCCATTTGTCAAAATGTTGGTAATAATCCTGCTTATTTTTCTTTTTGCGCCACATGTCAAAGGCTTCATCCATTACCAGGAAGCCCATGCGGTCGCACAGGTCCAAAAACTCAGGTGCAGGCGGATTGTGGGCCGTGCGGATGGCATTACAGCCCATCGCCTTCAGTATTTCAAGCTGGCGTTCCATTGCCCGCACATTAATGGCCGCGCCTAAAGCGCCCAAATCGTGGTGCATACATACACCTTTTATTTTCATCGGCTCATCATTTAAAGAAAAGCCTTCGTCTTTATCAAAATTAAAGGTGCGTATACCAATATAGGTTTGGTATTTATCAACAACCTGCTTGCCAGCCAGTACCTGTAATACCACCTTATACAGATTAGGATTGTCAACCGACCAGAGTTTAGGCTGGCCGACAACAATATTCTGATTAATGGTTACAGCCGTATCGTTACTTTCAACAGGTGTAGTAATAGAATTAACCAATTGCCCGGCCGGTGTGTAAACCGTAGCTTTTAAGTATAACCCTTCCTGATGTTTAACAATCTGTGTTTGCATACGTACTA
Protein-coding sequences here:
- a CDS encoding dihydrodipicolinate synthase family protein, encoding MTNSPDNNKKGFIPVMLTPFTDSGAVDFDALASLTEFYLEAGAAGLFANCLSSEMFELEEDERIQIINQVVKVTNGAVPVVATGTFGGPIEEQADFVKEVYDTGVQAVIAITGLLAGSNEPNAIFNNRVEQLLQLTDSVPLGFYECPVPYKRLLGAEQLKQFVASGRVIYHKDTCLDIEQVKAKIAATQNYPAFGLYDAYLVHAVESLKAGSAGLSCIQGNYFPELIVWLCNNYNNQALVEQVQLVQQFLTDNMDVMHNVYPTVSKYYLQQRGVNISTFTRRDVGPFTSQNKQEVELLFHNYERLQQQIGLTSVL
- a CDS encoding sodium:solute symporter, with translation MRSLPTLDLAVIAIYLLAMLLVGFYFSRKNKNSEQFTKASGSIPGWALGISIYATFLSSNTFLGVPGKTFGTNWNAFVFSISMPLAAWIAAKYFVPFYRHTGEVSAYTHLEHRFGAWARTYAVVCFLLTQLARMGSIFFGIALSLQALTGFSMKLIILSMGICIIIYTVLGGIEAVIWTEVVQGIVKTFGALLILYIIITNMPGGVSKIVDIGHTDSKFSLGSYMPDFKQSTFWVVLLYGFFINLNNFGMDQNYVQRYHTATSSKQAVKSIWLCVVLYVPVSLLFCIIGSSLYAYYQVHPELTEAIRHQVAVERLPQGASAIDIAKTIASLKPEDYGDKVMPNFMVTKIPAGLVGLIVSAILSAAMSTISSGMNASATVFSEDIYKRYFKPGITEKQTMTLLHVATIVVGVAGVAAGIAMIGVKSVLDVWWQLSGIFAGGMLGLFLLGIISKQTRNHEAILAITIGIVVIIWMTLSPLLPAEYGWLRNSLHQNMVIVVGTLAIFLVGLLATKLRKAGILSSPVNK
- a CDS encoding sugar-binding domain-containing protein; this translates as MQFKWYSVIVLLLFGMVEAQGQINPRKVELFNSNWRFYLGDDNAAKNEVYNDNAWRQLSLPHDWSIEGAFNEKNPTTQAGGGLPAGIGWYRKNFMVPASAQGKNVFIDFDGVYCNSEVWINGHYLGKRPNGYISFQYDLTPYLHYGTQANVIAVKVDNSAQPNSRWYTGSGIYRNVWLSTVAKSYIPQWGSFVTTHVNKANAIVRMQTQIVKHQEGLYLKATVYTPAGQLVNSITTPVESNDTAVTINQNIVVGQPKLWSVDNPNLYKVVLQVLAGKQVVDKYQTYIGIRTFNFDKDEGFSLNDEPMKIKGVCMHHDLGALGAAINVRAMERQLEILKAMGCNAIRTAHNPPAPEFLDLCDRMGFLVMDEAFDMWRKKKNKQDYYQHFDKWHKRDLEDQVKRDRNHPSIIIWSIGNEIREQFDSTGISITRELVGIVKGLDGTRYVTSALSEADPKKNFIYQSGALDILGFNYHPETYTNFPKIYLGQKFLATETISGYATRGFYDTPTDSTRHWPTSSKEKFTQGNPEFAVTAYDNVAAYWGSTHEETWKIIKKYDYLSGEFVWSGFDFIGEPVPYPWPARSSYYGIIDLAGFPKDVYYMYQSEWTDKPVLHLLPHWNWQSGKTVDVWAYYNNADEVELYLNGRSLGVQKKQGEDLHISWKVPFEPGTLRAVSRKNGRIVLTKEIRTAAEPARIELLADRKLLKSNGTDLSFVTVRVLDKNGNLVPDADNQINFTVTGKGALAGVDNGAQSSMEPFKASQRKAFHGMCLAIVQAAQSSGVVTITARADGLLPASVVVRVR